DNA sequence from the Candidatus Manganitrophaceae bacterium genome:
GGCGGTGAGAAAACCACGATACTACCGCAGTTTGCCTCCTAACCGCACTGAAAGAGTTGCACTTACAAGTTGAATTCCCGAGGCATTAAATAACCTGATCCCTGCTGATATATTTTATGGGAGGGGCACTGAAATATTGGAACAAAGAGAAATGATTAAACAGAATACTCTGGATACGTGAAGACGATTGTATTACGATAACCAGATGAATCAAACCACCAGATGAGCGGATGGGTCTCTTAAATGAGGCTACACTTTGTCCAATAGGTTTTGACGATGTACACTCAGCGAACCTATTCTGGCCCGCTTAATTAAAAAGTTAGAGGTTCTATAAATATAAAAGGAGAAATCTTGTTATCCTTTTTTCGTAGAGTTTCCCTTATTATTTGTATTGTTCTCTTCTTCGGCCTTGATGTTCCACAGGTTAAGGGGGCAGAGATCGCCCTGCTCATCAGCCAAAATCTGCCGAGCTATCGGGAGGCTATAGAAGGCATAAAAAAGATCTACAGGGGAGATCTAAGAGAGTTTGATCTGAAAGCCGACCCGCAAACATCAGAAAGAGCGGTAATGGCATTAAAGAGGGACCCACCAGATCTGATTCTCGCCATTGGTCTATGGGCAACCCGAGTCGCAAAAGAAAATTTTAAGAAGATCCCCATCATCTTCAGCATGGTATTTGACCCTGAGCGCTTCTCTATCTTCGGAGAGAATATCACAGGAGTAACTCTGGAGGTCTCCGTCTCTGAAATCTTTTCCCAGATCCGAGACCTCTTCCCAGAGGTAAAAAAAATCGGCGTTCTTTATAACCCTAAAAAGACCGGGAGGCGGATTGAGCAGGCAGAGAGGGCAGTTCGGGCGTTGGACGTCTCCTTGATCTCGGTACCGGTTCATTCAGAAAAAGATGTTCCTGAAGGCCTCAGAACCCTTCAACCCAAGATCGATCTTCTTTGGCTAGTTCCGGATAGCACAGTCATTACCCCAGAGTCTGTAGACTTTCTCCTTTTAACCTCCTTTGAAAACAATATTCCGATTGTGAGCTTTTCGGACGGTTTTGTGAGGAGAGGGGGCGCTGCTTCATTTTCAGCTGATTATCATGCCGTAGGAGAACAAGCCGCCAAGTTGGCGCTAAGCGTTTTGCAAGGGGAAGACCCGGCACGACTTGCTATCCGACCCGCTGAAAAAATCCGATTATCATTTAACTTAAGGATCGTAAAAAAGATGGGGATTAGATTCAACCCAAAAGTCCTTCAAACAGCAGACAAGGTCTATGATTAAGTATTCCCTTAAATTCAAGATGGTCATTTTATTCAGCCTCATTATTGTGGTGATCTGCACAGCTTTAGGTCTCACCTTCTTTATCCAAACCAAGAAGGTCTTGCTGGAAAATTTCACAAAACGTGGCCTCATCCTGGCCGAAAATACTGCATACAACAGCAGGTATGGTGTCTTTGCGGAAGATCTGGTCATCCTTCAGGATTTGATTCAAGGAGTCCTTCAGGTGGAGGACGTGATCTATGTCGCCATCTCAAACTTTTCAGGAGATATGCTCGCGCAAAAATCTAAACAGCTACCAAATAAATTCGACGAAGGAGCACCCGATCTCCCTCAAATCAGAAAGAAGGCCTTCACCGACAGAAGCCCCTCGGTCAAATCATACTTAGCGGAAGATGGAAGGAGATTGTACGATATCTTGGCGCCTGTGATGAAATCAAGGGAGAGGCCGCGAGGCTTCCCAGCGGAGCTTTTAGAAGAAGGATTTGAAAAACCGAGGAAACCGGAATCCGTGATACAGGGATTTATTCAGGTCGGGATGTCCCCCGCGCTATTGAATCAACAGATCCGGAAAGTCATGAGCATTTCAATTTTTGTCACGCTCATGATGATGGCGGGAGGAGTTGGCCTGGTCTATTTTGTTTCAAGACATAATATCAGGCCGCTGGAAACATTGGCCATGATCGCCCAGAAAATAGAGAGGGGGGACCTTTCACAATCCGCCCCCGTCACCAGTAAGGATGAGATCGGTGAACTGACCACCATCTTTAACCAGATGACCCATTCCCTCAAGGCACGTGATCAACAAATCAAGGAGCGCATGGCACAGGTCGAGCGTGCGGAGGCAGAGCGCGAGAGATTGCTACACGCCATTGAAAGCCTTGACGAAAGTGTTGTTCTCTTCGATAGTGAGGATCGAATCGTTTTCTGCAATGAATCATTCAGAACGCTCAATAAGAAAATCGCCGAATTCATTAAGCCGGGAACGTTGTTCGAAGCTCAGCTGAGAGCCAGTGTCCAGGCTGGTTTGATACCGGAGAGCATTGGAAATGAGGACAAATGGATAGAACAGCAACTGCTGAGACATTCCAACCCGGCTGGCTCATTCGAGGTCAAAAGGGCAGATGGTATGGTGGTACTTGTCAAGGAACAAAGGCTGTCGGATGGCGACACTATTCGGATTATCTCAGACATCACCTCTCAGAAGCGCACCGAGGTCGAACTTATCCAGGCCGCAAAGATGGCCACCCTCGGCGAGATGGCTACGGGAGTGGCGCACGAACTGAACCAACCGCTCAGCGTCATCCGCATGGCGACCGAGAATACCATTGAGCGCATGGATGAAGATAATTTAGAGCCCCGCTATCTGCGTGACAAGCTGACGCGCATCAGCAATCAGGTTGATCGTGCTTCCACGATCATCAATCACATGCGCATCTTCGGCCGCAAGAGCGAGCTGACCTCCTCCAAGGTCGACCTGAGAAAAGTTGTGGAGGACGCGCTCAGCCTTTTCGGCGAACAGCTTCGCCTGCGCGAAATCATTGTTGAGAAGGACTTGCCCGAAGTTTGCCGAAAGGTTCAGGGTCAGGCAGTCCAATTCGAGCAGGTTGTGCTCAACTTGCTCGGCAACGCCCACGACGCCATAGAGTCAAACTGCCAGAGACCGGGAGAACCGCGTAGAATCGGCTTGAAGGTCGAGGACACGGGACTGGAAGACAAGATCAAGGTGCTCATCACGGACAGCGGGGGTGGAATCCCCGACTCGATAATCAAGCATGTTTTCGAGCCCTTCTTCACGACCAAGGACCCGGGCAAGGGCACCGGCCTCGGCCTCTCCATTAGCTACGGCATCATCTGTGACTGGGGCGGAACGATCAAGGCGGAGAACAAAGGCAACGGCGTATGCATCACGATCACGTTGCCAGTGATGGCGTGAGAGCGGTGAGGCCGATGGCCTAGACGGCGACAATCCCAAAGTTTGGGCGGACCACCTCGAGACCCAGACGATCATGCGCAAGCTGGCCGAGAAACTGCGTGGGGACTTAACCCCGCGGAAACCAGAAAGGAGTAAAAAATGTCCCAGAAGATCCTGATTGTCGACGATGAAGATGCGATCCGAGAGGAAATCATCGAGAAGCCCGTCAACCTCAGACATCTGATACACGTCATCCAGCGGAGTGAGAAGTTGATCCAACTGAAACGCGCTGAGCACCTGTCGCGGCTGCGGAGTACAAAGACCCCGAAACCGGCAGCCAGATCAAAGCTTTCGCTGCAAGGTCTGATCGAAGAGGTGGTTAATGCCATTCGACCTATCACAGTCGAGAAAAATATCAAGGTCGTTCTCGATAAATTTGAAGGAAAGAGCCTGCTTCAAGGGGACCGAGACAAACTCGAACAGGTTACACGAACCTTGTTGATAATGCGATTAAGTTTACGCCTCCGGGCGGTCAGATCACCATCACACTGCAGAAGGAGCAACAAGCGCTCAAAGCCACGATCAAAGATACCGGAATCGGAATTCCGCCGGAGGAGCAGCCACGGATTTTTGAGCGTTTTTTCCAAGTTGAGCGAGCATCCTCCACACATGAAATCGGATCGGGCTTAGGCATGTTTATCGCGAAGAACCTCATAGAACTGCATGGGGGACAAATCCGGGTGACCAGTGAGGTCGGAAAGGGGAGTGCGTTTGCATTCACACCTCCCATTAGACGATCTTACCATTTAGAAAGAAAGGACCACAGAGGATGAAGCCGGTCATTTATCTCTTGATTGTGATCTTCCTGATTTACCCTAATCAGACACGGGCGGAAGAGGCGGGGGAGCAACTCGAGGACATCTTTGCCATTTTTTCCGAAGAGAA
Encoded proteins:
- a CDS encoding HAMP domain-containing protein, translating into MIKYSLKFKMVILFSLIIVVICTALGLTFFIQTKKVLLENFTKRGLILAENTAYNSRYGVFAEDLVILQDLIQGVLQVEDVIYVAISNFSGDMLAQKSKQLPNKFDEGAPDLPQIRKKAFTDRSPSVKSYLAEDGRRLYDILAPVMKSRERPRGFPAELLEEGFEKPRKPESVIQGFIQVGMSPALLNQQIRKVMSISIFVTLMMMAGGVGLVYFVSRHNIRPLETLAMIAQKIERGDLSQSAPVTSKDEIGELTTIFNQMTHSLKARDQQIKERMAQVERAEAERERLLHAIESLDESVVLFDSEDRIVFCNESFRTLNKKIAEFIKPGTLFEAQLRASVQAGLIPESIGNEDKWIEQQLLRHSNPAGSFEVKRADGMVVLVKEQRLSDGDTIRIISDITSQKRTEVELIQAAKMATLGEMATGVAHELNQPLSVIRMATENTIERMDEDNLEPRYLRDKLTRISNQVDRASTIINHMRIFGRKSELTSSKVDLRKVVEDALSLFGEQLRLREIIVEKDLPEVCRKVQGQAVQFEQVVLNLLGNAHDAIESNCQRPGEPRRIGLKVEDTGLEDKIKVLITDSGGGIPDSIIKHVFEPFFTTKDPGKGTGLGLSISYGIICDWGGTIKAENKGNGVCITITLPVMA
- a CDS encoding ATP-binding protein, whose amino-acid sequence is MKFTPPGGQITITLQKEQQALKATIKDTGIGIPPEEQPRIFERFFQVERASSTHEIGSGLGMFIAKNLIELHGGQIRVTSEVGKGSAFAFTPPIRRSYHLERKDHRG